A genome region from Sceloporus undulatus isolate JIND9_A2432 ecotype Alabama chromosome 1, SceUnd_v1.1, whole genome shotgun sequence includes the following:
- the LOC121924639 gene encoding uncharacterized protein LOC121924639 isoform X2 → MDFSSARQAILRVLRGARAEDVPRLLRWMRTSSDFEEFTSNNDDVILRSIAEDLRLSLPTDAILNSEHLPLQKLQEQTKPTVHIDAFLYDDDYIDSLCERGKMSRNYCLTCGSHQTAPLEFISHSFSLMEVKFLYQHVLPDLTGKVLVDVGSRLGVVLFGGYFYSSASQLYGVEINADFCQLQEAITAKYQLCDRVKVVNADICTQASLLQNADVVIMNNVFEYFLDRSEQARCWEFIYQNVRKKGSLLVTIPSLEKSFSDLQIIPQLGEGSRHILRETIANLVLPVGTNIYRVVHMREEDPVRDLDPNNVNIQLNQWVEAVPLDYDVFLEVDADREALEEIYLYKIL, encoded by the exons ATGGACTTCTCCTCGGCGCGTCAGGCGATCCTGCGCGTGCTGCGAGGTGCGCGTGCAGAGGACGTGCCCCGCCTCCTCCGCTGGATGAGGACCTCGA GTGACTTTGAAGAATTCACAtctaataatgatgatgttaTTCTCCGAAGTATTGCTGAAGATCTTCGACTTTCTTTGCCCACTGATGCAATACTCAACTCAGAGCATCTTCCTCTCCAAAAA ctacaagaacaaacaaaaccaacTGTTCATATTGATGCATTCCTTTATGATGATGACTATATTGACTCATTGTGTGAAAGAGGAAAGATGAGCAGAAACTACTGTCTAACCTGTGGCTCTCATCAGACAGCACCATTAG AGTTCATTTCCCATTCATTTTCTCTCATGGAAGTGAAGTTTCTGTATCAGCATGTACTGCCAGACCTGACCGGAAAGGTTTTGGTTGATGTCGGCTCCAGACTTGGTGTGGTCCTGTTTGGG gGCTACTTTTATAGCTCAGCATCTCAGCTGTATGGTGTTGAAATAAATGCAGACTTTTGCCAGTTGCAGGAAGCTATCACTGCAAAATACCAGCTGTGTGACAGAGTAAAG gtgGTTAATGCAGACATTTGTACCCAGGCTTCTCTTCTTCAGAATGCTGATGTTGTTATAATGAATaatgtatttgaatattttttggACAGATCAGAGCAGGCCAG ATGCTGGGAATTCATCTATCAGAATGTAAGAAAGAAAGGGTCATTATTAGTGACAATCCCAAGCCTTGAGAAATCTTTTTCAGATCTTCAG atcattccacaattGGGAGAGGGGAGCAGACATATCCTCAGGGAAACCATTGCCAATCTAGTCCTGCCAGTTGGAACAAACATTTACAGGGTGGTTCATATGAGAGAAGAAGATCCTGTACGAGATCTGGACCCAAACAAT gtGAATATTCAGTTGAATCAGTGGGTAGAAGCAGTGCCATTGGACTATGATGTATTCTTGGAAGTAGATGCTGATAGAGAAGCACTTGAAGAAATTTACTTATACAAGATTCTCTAA
- the LOC121924639 gene encoding uncharacterized protein LOC121924639 isoform X5, with product MDFSSARQAILRVLRGARAEDVPRLLRWMRTSSDFEEFTSNNDDVILRSIAEDLRLSLPTDAILNSEHLPLQKLQEQTKPTVHIDAFLYDDDYIDSLCERGKMSRNYCLTCGSHQTAPLEFISHSFSLMEVKFLYQHVLPDLTGKVLVDVGSRLGVVLFGGYFYSSASQLYGVEINADFCQLQEAITAKYQLCDRVKVVNADICTQASLLQNADVVIMNNVFEYFLDRSEQARCWEFIYQNVRKKGSLLVTIPSLEKSFSDLQVNIQLNQWVEAVPLDYDVFLEVDADREALEEIYLYKIL from the exons ATGGACTTCTCCTCGGCGCGTCAGGCGATCCTGCGCGTGCTGCGAGGTGCGCGTGCAGAGGACGTGCCCCGCCTCCTCCGCTGGATGAGGACCTCGA GTGACTTTGAAGAATTCACAtctaataatgatgatgttaTTCTCCGAAGTATTGCTGAAGATCTTCGACTTTCTTTGCCCACTGATGCAATACTCAACTCAGAGCATCTTCCTCTCCAAAAA ctacaagaacaaacaaaaccaacTGTTCATATTGATGCATTCCTTTATGATGATGACTATATTGACTCATTGTGTGAAAGAGGAAAGATGAGCAGAAACTACTGTCTAACCTGTGGCTCTCATCAGACAGCACCATTAG AGTTCATTTCCCATTCATTTTCTCTCATGGAAGTGAAGTTTCTGTATCAGCATGTACTGCCAGACCTGACCGGAAAGGTTTTGGTTGATGTCGGCTCCAGACTTGGTGTGGTCCTGTTTGGG gGCTACTTTTATAGCTCAGCATCTCAGCTGTATGGTGTTGAAATAAATGCAGACTTTTGCCAGTTGCAGGAAGCTATCACTGCAAAATACCAGCTGTGTGACAGAGTAAAG gtgGTTAATGCAGACATTTGTACCCAGGCTTCTCTTCTTCAGAATGCTGATGTTGTTATAATGAATaatgtatttgaatattttttggACAGATCAGAGCAGGCCAG ATGCTGGGAATTCATCTATCAGAATGTAAGAAAGAAAGGGTCATTATTAGTGACAATCCCAAGCCTTGAGAAATCTTTTTCAGATCTTCAG gtGAATATTCAGTTGAATCAGTGGGTAGAAGCAGTGCCATTGGACTATGATGTATTCTTGGAAGTAGATGCTGATAGAGAAGCACTTGAAGAAATTTACTTATACAAGATTCTCTAA
- the LOC121924639 gene encoding uncharacterized protein LOC121924639 isoform X7, giving the protein MSRNYCLTCGSHQTAPLEFISHSFSLMEVKFLYQHVLPDLTGKVLVDVGSRLGVVLFGGYFYSSASQLYGVEINADFCQLQEAITAKYQLCDRVKVVNADICTQASLLQNADVVIMNNVFEYFLDRSEQARCWEFIYQNVRKKGSLLVTIPSLEKSFSDLQIIPQLGEGSRHILRETIANLVLPVGTNIYRVVHMREEDPVRDLDPNNVNIQLNQWVEAVPLDYDVFLEVDADREALEEIYLYKIL; this is encoded by the exons ATGAGCAGAAACTACTGTCTAACCTGTGGCTCTCATCAGACAGCACCATTAG AGTTCATTTCCCATTCATTTTCTCTCATGGAAGTGAAGTTTCTGTATCAGCATGTACTGCCAGACCTGACCGGAAAGGTTTTGGTTGATGTCGGCTCCAGACTTGGTGTGGTCCTGTTTGGG gGCTACTTTTATAGCTCAGCATCTCAGCTGTATGGTGTTGAAATAAATGCAGACTTTTGCCAGTTGCAGGAAGCTATCACTGCAAAATACCAGCTGTGTGACAGAGTAAAG gtgGTTAATGCAGACATTTGTACCCAGGCTTCTCTTCTTCAGAATGCTGATGTTGTTATAATGAATaatgtatttgaatattttttggACAGATCAGAGCAGGCCAG ATGCTGGGAATTCATCTATCAGAATGTAAGAAAGAAAGGGTCATTATTAGTGACAATCCCAAGCCTTGAGAAATCTTTTTCAGATCTTCAG atcattccacaattGGGAGAGGGGAGCAGACATATCCTCAGGGAAACCATTGCCAATCTAGTCCTGCCAGTTGGAACAAACATTTACAGGGTGGTTCATATGAGAGAAGAAGATCCTGTACGAGATCTGGACCCAAACAAT gtGAATATTCAGTTGAATCAGTGGGTAGAAGCAGTGCCATTGGACTATGATGTATTCTTGGAAGTAGATGCTGATAGAGAAGCACTTGAAGAAATTTACTTATACAAGATTCTCTAA
- the LOC121924639 gene encoding uncharacterized protein LOC121924639 isoform X1 — translation MSSLGISGSSSATLWSTVTKNLLRVSVNWKCPEGDFEEFTSNNDDVILRSIAEDLRLSLPTDAILNSEHLPLQKLQEQTKPTVHIDAFLYDDDYIDSLCERGKMSRNYCLTCGSHQTAPLEFISHSFSLMEVKFLYQHVLPDLTGKVLVDVGSRLGVVLFGGYFYSSASQLYGVEINADFCQLQEAITAKYQLCDRVKVVNADICTQASLLQNADVVIMNNVFEYFLDRSEQARCWEFIYQNVRKKGSLLVTIPSLEKSFSDLQIIPQLGEGSRHILRETIANLVLPVGTNIYRVVHMREEDPVRDLDPNNVNIQLNQWVEAVPLDYDVFLEVDADREALEEIYLYKIL, via the exons atgtcctctctaggaatatctgggtcctccagtgcaactctatggtcaactgtaACTAAAAATCTCCTTAGAGTCTCCGTAAACTGGAAATGCCCTGAAG GTGACTTTGAAGAATTCACAtctaataatgatgatgttaTTCTCCGAAGTATTGCTGAAGATCTTCGACTTTCTTTGCCCACTGATGCAATACTCAACTCAGAGCATCTTCCTCTCCAAAAA ctacaagaacaaacaaaaccaacTGTTCATATTGATGCATTCCTTTATGATGATGACTATATTGACTCATTGTGTGAAAGAGGAAAGATGAGCAGAAACTACTGTCTAACCTGTGGCTCTCATCAGACAGCACCATTAG AGTTCATTTCCCATTCATTTTCTCTCATGGAAGTGAAGTTTCTGTATCAGCATGTACTGCCAGACCTGACCGGAAAGGTTTTGGTTGATGTCGGCTCCAGACTTGGTGTGGTCCTGTTTGGG gGCTACTTTTATAGCTCAGCATCTCAGCTGTATGGTGTTGAAATAAATGCAGACTTTTGCCAGTTGCAGGAAGCTATCACTGCAAAATACCAGCTGTGTGACAGAGTAAAG gtgGTTAATGCAGACATTTGTACCCAGGCTTCTCTTCTTCAGAATGCTGATGTTGTTATAATGAATaatgtatttgaatattttttggACAGATCAGAGCAGGCCAG ATGCTGGGAATTCATCTATCAGAATGTAAGAAAGAAAGGGTCATTATTAGTGACAATCCCAAGCCTTGAGAAATCTTTTTCAGATCTTCAG atcattccacaattGGGAGAGGGGAGCAGACATATCCTCAGGGAAACCATTGCCAATCTAGTCCTGCCAGTTGGAACAAACATTTACAGGGTGGTTCATATGAGAGAAGAAGATCCTGTACGAGATCTGGACCCAAACAAT gtGAATATTCAGTTGAATCAGTGGGTAGAAGCAGTGCCATTGGACTATGATGTATTCTTGGAAGTAGATGCTGATAGAGAAGCACTTGAAGAAATTTACTTATACAAGATTCTCTAA
- the LOC121924639 gene encoding uncharacterized protein LOC121924639 isoform X3 has product MSSLGISGSSSATLWSTVTKNLLRVSVNWKCPEGDFEEFTSNNDDVILRSIAEDLRLSLPTDAILNSEHLPLQKLQEQTKPTVHIDAFLYDDDYIDSLCERGKMSRNYCLTCGSHQTAPLEFISHSFSLMEVKFLYQHVLPDLTGKVLVDVGSRLGVVLFGVVNADICTQASLLQNADVVIMNNVFEYFLDRSEQARCWEFIYQNVRKKGSLLVTIPSLEKSFSDLQIIPQLGEGSRHILRETIANLVLPVGTNIYRVVHMREEDPVRDLDPNNVNIQLNQWVEAVPLDYDVFLEVDADREALEEIYLYKIL; this is encoded by the exons atgtcctctctaggaatatctgggtcctccagtgcaactctatggtcaactgtaACTAAAAATCTCCTTAGAGTCTCCGTAAACTGGAAATGCCCTGAAG GTGACTTTGAAGAATTCACAtctaataatgatgatgttaTTCTCCGAAGTATTGCTGAAGATCTTCGACTTTCTTTGCCCACTGATGCAATACTCAACTCAGAGCATCTTCCTCTCCAAAAA ctacaagaacaaacaaaaccaacTGTTCATATTGATGCATTCCTTTATGATGATGACTATATTGACTCATTGTGTGAAAGAGGAAAGATGAGCAGAAACTACTGTCTAACCTGTGGCTCTCATCAGACAGCACCATTAG AGTTCATTTCCCATTCATTTTCTCTCATGGAAGTGAAGTTTCTGTATCAGCATGTACTGCCAGACCTGACCGGAAAGGTTTTGGTTGATGTCGGCTCCAGACTTGGTGTGGTCCTGTTTGGG gtgGTTAATGCAGACATTTGTACCCAGGCTTCTCTTCTTCAGAATGCTGATGTTGTTATAATGAATaatgtatttgaatattttttggACAGATCAGAGCAGGCCAG ATGCTGGGAATTCATCTATCAGAATGTAAGAAAGAAAGGGTCATTATTAGTGACAATCCCAAGCCTTGAGAAATCTTTTTCAGATCTTCAG atcattccacaattGGGAGAGGGGAGCAGACATATCCTCAGGGAAACCATTGCCAATCTAGTCCTGCCAGTTGGAACAAACATTTACAGGGTGGTTCATATGAGAGAAGAAGATCCTGTACGAGATCTGGACCCAAACAAT gtGAATATTCAGTTGAATCAGTGGGTAGAAGCAGTGCCATTGGACTATGATGTATTCTTGGAAGTAGATGCTGATAGAGAAGCACTTGAAGAAATTTACTTATACAAGATTCTCTAA
- the LOC121924639 gene encoding uncharacterized protein LOC121924639 isoform X4, giving the protein MSSLGISGSSSATLWSTVTKNLLRVSVNWKCPEGDFEEFTSNNDDVILRSIAEDLRLSLPTDAILNSEHLPLQKLQEQTKPTVHIDAFLYDDDYIDSLCERGKMSRNYCLTCGSHQTAPLEFISHSFSLMEVKFLYQHVLPDLTGKVLVDVGSRLGVVLFGGYFYSSASQLYGVEINADFCQLQEAITAKYQLCDRVKVVNADICTQASLLQNADVVIMNNVFEYFLDRSEQARCWEFIYQNVRKKGSLLVTIPSLEKSFSDLQVNIQLNQWVEAVPLDYDVFLEVDADREALEEIYLYKIL; this is encoded by the exons atgtcctctctaggaatatctgggtcctccagtgcaactctatggtcaactgtaACTAAAAATCTCCTTAGAGTCTCCGTAAACTGGAAATGCCCTGAAG GTGACTTTGAAGAATTCACAtctaataatgatgatgttaTTCTCCGAAGTATTGCTGAAGATCTTCGACTTTCTTTGCCCACTGATGCAATACTCAACTCAGAGCATCTTCCTCTCCAAAAA ctacaagaacaaacaaaaccaacTGTTCATATTGATGCATTCCTTTATGATGATGACTATATTGACTCATTGTGTGAAAGAGGAAAGATGAGCAGAAACTACTGTCTAACCTGTGGCTCTCATCAGACAGCACCATTAG AGTTCATTTCCCATTCATTTTCTCTCATGGAAGTGAAGTTTCTGTATCAGCATGTACTGCCAGACCTGACCGGAAAGGTTTTGGTTGATGTCGGCTCCAGACTTGGTGTGGTCCTGTTTGGG gGCTACTTTTATAGCTCAGCATCTCAGCTGTATGGTGTTGAAATAAATGCAGACTTTTGCCAGTTGCAGGAAGCTATCACTGCAAAATACCAGCTGTGTGACAGAGTAAAG gtgGTTAATGCAGACATTTGTACCCAGGCTTCTCTTCTTCAGAATGCTGATGTTGTTATAATGAATaatgtatttgaatattttttggACAGATCAGAGCAGGCCAG ATGCTGGGAATTCATCTATCAGAATGTAAGAAAGAAAGGGTCATTATTAGTGACAATCCCAAGCCTTGAGAAATCTTTTTCAGATCTTCAG gtGAATATTCAGTTGAATCAGTGGGTAGAAGCAGTGCCATTGGACTATGATGTATTCTTGGAAGTAGATGCTGATAGAGAAGCACTTGAAGAAATTTACTTATACAAGATTCTCTAA
- the LOC121924639 gene encoding uncharacterized protein LOC121924639 isoform X6 has protein sequence MSSLGISGSSSATLWSTVTKNLLRVSVNWKCPEGDFEEFTSNNDDVILRSIAEDLRLSLPTDAILNSEHLPLQKLQEQTKPTVHIDAFLYDDDYIDSLCERGKMSRNYCLTCGSHQTAPLEFISHSFSLMEVKFLYQHVLPDLTGKVLVDVGSRLGVVLFGGYFYSSASQLYGVEINADFCQLQEAITAKYQLCDRVKVVNADICTQASLLQNADVVIMNNVFEYFLDRSEQARCWEFIYQNVRKKGSLLVTIPSLEKSFSDLQKKH, from the exons atgtcctctctaggaatatctgggtcctccagtgcaactctatggtcaactgtaACTAAAAATCTCCTTAGAGTCTCCGTAAACTGGAAATGCCCTGAAG GTGACTTTGAAGAATTCACAtctaataatgatgatgttaTTCTCCGAAGTATTGCTGAAGATCTTCGACTTTCTTTGCCCACTGATGCAATACTCAACTCAGAGCATCTTCCTCTCCAAAAA ctacaagaacaaacaaaaccaacTGTTCATATTGATGCATTCCTTTATGATGATGACTATATTGACTCATTGTGTGAAAGAGGAAAGATGAGCAGAAACTACTGTCTAACCTGTGGCTCTCATCAGACAGCACCATTAG AGTTCATTTCCCATTCATTTTCTCTCATGGAAGTGAAGTTTCTGTATCAGCATGTACTGCCAGACCTGACCGGAAAGGTTTTGGTTGATGTCGGCTCCAGACTTGGTGTGGTCCTGTTTGGG gGCTACTTTTATAGCTCAGCATCTCAGCTGTATGGTGTTGAAATAAATGCAGACTTTTGCCAGTTGCAGGAAGCTATCACTGCAAAATACCAGCTGTGTGACAGAGTAAAG gtgGTTAATGCAGACATTTGTACCCAGGCTTCTCTTCTTCAGAATGCTGATGTTGTTATAATGAATaatgtatttgaatattttttggACAGATCAGAGCAGGCCAG ATGCTGGGAATTCATCTATCAGAATGTAAGAAAGAAAGGGTCATTATTAGTGACAATCCCAAGCCTTGAGAAATCTTTTTCAGATCTTCAG AAGAAACATTGA